The following nucleotide sequence is from Zea mays cultivar B73 chromosome 1, Zm-B73-REFERENCE-NAM-5.0, whole genome shotgun sequence.
TGACGTAATTTTTGtcagatcggcctcgcctgggggtagacctttagtttgtgctcggccagttctctcgggactcccggcatatccgcaggttgccatgcgaatacgtctcggttatcttgcagaaactggacgagcgtgccttcctatttgtcatccaggctagaactaatgatggcggtcttgcgctcatcggcgaacccgaggttgattctcttggtttcttcggtcggccgcatagaagtcacggcttgagcttcattcgcgggtaccgtgaggtcttcctcaggctttgagttcgcctgcgcagaagaagtcgtcgatggtttggtggtgagggccgcctgaatggccactcgaaaacactctgcggcgccttggaagtcagcgcgcacagttatgattccttgtggtcctgacatcttcaatatcatgtacgtataatgtggaatggccatgaacttcaccaATCCAGGCCTgtcgatgatggcattgtacccgcagtcgaagtttgctacctcgaacctcaggaactcggttctgtagttttctagagttccaaaggtgaccggcatgtagatgtgtcccagtggacattctccttcagtcggcacgatgccgaagaaaggagtgtccgactcatggagctctttgagaggaactcccaagccttggagtgtccggggaaaggtgacgttgatgctgcttcccctgtccactaataccttctttaccctgctttctcggatcaccggatcgacgaggagcgggtacttgcccgggtggtcgaagttgagccactgatccgcccgagtgaaggtgatcgggtgcttggaccatcgatacggggcgggaggaccaatggtcgccaccagtatttgaCGGTCGTTGAGTTTTTGTTgcctcttgctttcttgcgacccatgcccgccgaagatgacgttgacttctccgtcgacgcgcgagaatgctccgcctcctcccccctcctgttGTTGGGGTTGTCAATGTTCTCTAGGTCCTCCTcatggtgggggaggtggcagaggttggaagggtcggccgttccccacggagtgcttgaagtctctacagttccgaagggtgtggcacatgtccttgtggtatgggcactgggcgtcgaggatgtcgtccagcgtgcgttcgcctccgcgaggtcctcctcgggcgcgagaggcgggtggtccggcagcgtggacttcttcacgaggcctcttctcccaacgtttgtcggATTGTTGGTTtgtgtcgcgtcgcggtgccgctggtgcaggctttgctcctccgatgaggtcctgagctcgttcgtccacggtgatgtagaggtcggcgtcccggaacagctgctcagaggtagtcggcgccttctgcagtatggctcgaacgaaggccgagtcattagatccccggtagaagtccttgaTCACTGCCGCTtctgcgacctcggggatacgatttctcatggtctgaaatcttttggggtatgaccggagagtctcatcccctcggcgtttgatggatttgaggtcccatggctgcgccgatTTTGTCagagagggattggaagttggcggtgaagcgccgactgaagtcgctccagtcgtcgatgcagtgtcggggtaggtgtcgcagccattgcagtgcatcctgcccgaggacgataggcaagtatgcggtcatcacatcttcggttgccccaacagctcgagcggcggtggtgtagacggccaaccagcctcccggatcctgcttaggctcgtacttgtcaaagttggagactttgaagttagggggccattgaatggccctgaggcgtggagtgagtgccgatactccacacgtgtcctcctgtcgtcgatgatgatgtctgtcccagggaggggagttgTCGTCGTGGTGTCTAGACCGTCCCCGGGTCGTGCCACCAGTCGAAGCCATTGCCCACTCGGTCCTAGTGGCCTGACTCCGCACAGGGATGCCGTGATCCCGGTCATATTCTTCTCAGCAccagatctcgttctcgtgtcgtcgttcgtgcgaggcgttgatggagctctgtgcatctcgccgactgttgatggtgtgtcgcaGATCACTTGGtggatgagcgagaggtagaaggtgattagctgcccgagtgaacagtcgccgatagccctcagcgtccggagtccgggggaggccatcggctatccgagccaataccccaccgacctcactcggtgtgttcatggctcgggcgaagttggGGTTCAGGTTTCGTCCGAAAAGTGGATTCTCTCGGCGTTGTCTCGCTTCCTGCtcagcctgctcttgagcttgccgacgatcacgtcgtcgagaattcctcctttccctgaagacccgCTCTTCTAGAGTTTCTCCCATCTTCGAGACCTCATCTTGTGACACGGGCTGAGCCAGGTCCCGCTCTCTAGCTTCGTGATGTCGCCAAACGTTTCAGCGTCGGTTCCTTTGTCGGCGAGATTCccgctgaagaggttcttctcctggCGCGGTTGGTTCATCATCGGAGATGGGAGTTGATTCCACTCTTcctccgatgaagaggacgtcggggtagaacggaacCGTTGTAGTGACGAgcctctttctgttctcctttgagggcggaggtaccagaagagcagtttgaCGATTCTTGACCTTGTTCGCCTCTTTTCTCCTAGTGATTTGTGTCCACGcctctgtggaagaggtggacAATGGAGTTCTTCGGGTTGACGGATCCTCTTCCCCTGGCTTGCAGGATGGAGTCTTTGTTTGGGGCGccagaggttgcgctttttcctgcttcactccgGCTTTTCCAGAGTTTGTTGAGGAAGGCTCTCTCTTCGGTGGATCtgcgatgcgatgcagagttccttcttcatctgccacggatgagatggttccgaagcagaatgtggaccCGGGGCGGAGGACGATCTTATGTtggaaagtgatggccattgacctagcttggatcagtgacacaccccctacctagtgcgccagctgtcggtgttttgggtccgaccgcgcacccggggttgcccctcgaggtgctttttggagtaggacggtgttgtcgattgtagctcgatggttcgcgctagatgcacgagagacagtggacaattttgtacaggttcgggtcgctttgagatgcgtaacaccctacgtcctagcgtgaatactttgtgtggtgggttacaaggaggttctctagtatcgaggatgttagagaactgggtggatggctaagtagtgagagttgtttttgaggggatgccccctaggccttatatactcgaccgtgaggcattacatgtggatatgataacaacgtgagcctaagttatagtgaaccgactgagcctatcttcctataattctgccgaccTATCTCCGCTCTGTTCCGATGTACGAGGCCCCTACGCGGGAAGGTCGGATCCTTGTTGCGGTTGCCGTTCAAACTCATCGAGCCGTCTGGGCCTGTGTCGATCCAATCTTGTGTCAATCCATTTTAGCGGGCgcgcctccccaggcccacgaagggatgaccttgcgaattattgggcccgcaggcttttcgcgaggtcttttagccttccagtggaccctggggatatctgtcccccacaattaAGCATATGCCTTTTTAATGCTCAAACATTCATTTGTTCTTTATATCGATACTCATGAGCTCTAGAGTTGTAATTAACTATATGATTGAATTCTTGAATGACAAGTTGAATACAGAAACTTATTAAGAACAACTAATAATATATTTCACATCCACGACCTTTAGAGAAATATCTTTTTAAATTTAATTGTGTTCTGTTGTTGTTCTTTTAAAAATTTCGATAAATACATAATCATCATTATTAAATATAAAAAATATGTACAATTTTAGTGCACTGGACGTGTTTGGATGTAAAGCATTTCAAAACCATGGTTTTGGAATACTACGGGTTTAAAATGTCAAGATACAACTGTAGTATTTTTTACATTACTCTTAGTAACATGTGTTCGAAGACAAAGTATGTCAAACCATGGTATTTAGTATACATGTGCAAGGCTAGTTATACACAAAAAAAACTTTAGGTTAAAGTTTTAAATACTTTAAAATATCATGGTATCTACAAAAATATAGTATTTAAAACATAGTTATTTTACCGTGCAGCCAAACACCTTTTTGGCAAGAATTAATATGATATTCACTAATACCATAGTTTTGCTCAAAACTCCAATATGCTTTGTTTCCAAACACCCTTATGGATTGTTCGTTTTACCGTTAATCCATGTAGATTGTTTGatattgagtcggtttaaatctATAGTCTAAATTTATTTCAAATCCACTATAAGTCATATAAAATTAGAATAACCGAATAAGATTCGGTTTGGTCACATGCATGAGAAGAGTTTGAGACACATCACCCAATACCCAAACAAGACTGCTCTGTGCTCTCCCACCGTGCCCCCAGTCCCACAAGCCAAGCAACAGTTGGATCACTGACATCCGCGACCTCGTCGCAGGGCCCACACTACATGACCGACAGCTCGCGGGTTGTGCCCGCCAGCCTACCAGAAGCGTTTCCGGCAGCGAGGTTTCCTCCCATCGATCTGTACGCCCTCCCCACCGGTGGGTCGCGCACCTCCACCAACCTACCTTCCCGCCCCGCCCGTCGCCGTCGACGACTCGCCGTCCGTTTCCGCCCTCCAAAACCCTACTACCTCTTACCTTCCAGCCCCGCGTCCTCCATGGCCACCAACGGCAGCTCTCCGGTACGCGCGCCAAGGCCCAGCATGTGTCTATTTCCGTTTTAGATTTGATGGTGTTTTGGTTGATAATTTTTTGTTGGGGTGTGGATTTTGCAGAGGGTTCGGGACACGGAGAGCAGTCTGGAGAAGGTGAAGCGGCAGCTGTCATCGGGGTCTGGGAGGTACCTGCTGCAAGGGCCCCTGCTCAAGCGATCTGAGACGGTATGGCAATTCCTGGCCCAGGTCAAGTCGTTCATATGGTGATGGATCGTATTTGTTTAATTAGGCTtgtgaagatttgaacttggtgcTAGATTTTGCTAAGCATAGGTCCGAGGCGTTGAAGGGTTCAGCTTTGGCGCTGAATTTTGGTGTTACTATGGGTTGATTATGTAGTAGTAACTGATATGGTTGGTTGTGGTGGCTTCTTTGGGTATGGAGTTTTAGTGTGTTTTTGTAATTGTCTTGGAATGAATTGTGTTTTGCTCATAATCTTGTATTATGATTTTGGGTTCTGGCAGGGACCTTTTTTGTCCTAGCCCTAGGAATAGTAGAATTGGTTGAAATATGTGCTGTTAATATAGAGGATATATCGTTAGATTGTGATGGGGGGAAGCCGGAAGCGTGAATGGTTGGGATGGCTACACATTGCATAGGAACTCTTTTGGAAAGTAGTTGCATGATCGTAGTGAACATAGTTTTTTCATTTCTTGATTAGGTTGTCCTTATTAGTCTTATCTAACTATTGCATCCTCCAAACTCTTATGACCTTTCAAGCAGTTACGGAAATGGAATGAGCGTTGGGTCATATTGGACCCGACATCAGGAAAGATGGAATACAAGTATGGAACCTTGCCTATTTAATAACCGGGATTGCCAAGTAAATTACAAGTACCTAACAGAAGTCACTGATGTATCGGTGCAGACTCCGGAGAAATGAAACTGCCATTAAGGGGACCATTCTGTTTGACGCCTCGAGCACCATTACTTTATCTCCTGTGAACTTTCAGTAAGATTGCCTCATGAACATAACCTTTCTTTAGTACATCGTACCTAAATTTTTAGCGTTATAACCTAAATTATTGCTCAACTTTTTGCAGAGGGATGCCAAAATATAATGGCTGCTGCTTCTGTATCCTATTTTCCTATATTTTGGTTAAAAAGATTGTTTCAGAAAGAGTTTCTTAAATAGTTATATTTAGAGGAATCACATGTTTTAAGGTTGTGCTGTTCCTTTACTGTATTTAGACATCGGAACTCCTCAAAAGAAGGATTACTTTCTTTGTGCTGAAACTCCTGGTGCTGCGAAAGCTTGGGTATCTACATTACAGTAAGCTTTCTGATCCCTGACCTGTCAGTACATTCCACTGCGTTGCGTGCTTCACACTTCTGTCTGTTGTATATTAATAGGCAAGGTACCTAGCAAACGTTTATATTAGTGCAATAATGCAGAATTGCAGACTCCAATTAGAGAGTGGAGTGTTTTCCATTTGGTAACTGAATCCTAGCAGTGTTTCAGTTGAAACTACTGTTTCTAATTCCAACTATGCAGATCTAAAAGGATGTGATCTACTTCAATGTTGATATGACAAAACACGATGTGAGCCTTCATGCTTAGACTAGGGATTCTCTATTTCAGTACTCTTAATAATAAAATAACCTGAAGGACCCTTCGATGCGATCAGATTTACGTGTTGTGGTGAAATCTATTTATTCTTTTCAGCTACACATGCTTCACCTTACTAGTTCCTAATCAGTATTGTAGTATTATGGGGAACTATACTTTGCATGATTTAAGCTACTCAATGTTGAGTTCTATCCCTGTGGCTGCATCCTGACAACATTGGAGTCATTCTCATTGCTGCATCATGACTAGTTCTTTGTTGTTATTAAACAGTGCAACTCAGTTAGTCTTACGAGCTCATAAAGAGGCAGTAAATTCTTTGGCTGGGAATGGCTCTCCAGCTACATTAGGCACAGTTGCTACTGCAGTTGCTAATGCTAATGCAACAGCCATGGAGGCTACCAAGGAGATAGAAGCTGCACTAAAGGTTTCAATGAGGGCAGCTCTTGGGTTGGATACAAATAACTCCAACGAGGGCCAACTTGATGACCTAACAATCATGAAGGTCTGCATTCATCTCTTGATGATTTTCACTTCatttttttttctaaaaataCTATCGTGGAGCTTTTTCAGATCAGTTTTAACTTTTAAATGATAGGTTATGATAGAATCCACATTTAGTTGCAGCCCCAGAAATATAGCTGCTTAGTGGTTAGAAGTTTACTTTTATGGCAATTATGTTACTACACATGCATCATTTCTTCAGTATTTTGATACCATTACGTGTGAGTTGAGAACTTGAGATGCCTGAGACAAAATACAATGCACTCAGGGAAAATTTGTCACTGGAAGAACAGAATGCTCCATGCTGTTATATTCAGTTGAATTTGGCTTCTTTGGGAAGCTAAAAATGTTTTTGTGTCTCGCCCTTCCTATTATTTgcttctttagtagtttcatgaTTTACATTGCCAAACTTTTTTTCAGATGTATTTGTGCAGTGATAAACACATATTACTGCAAGAGTCATGACTAGGGGTGacaatgggctctaaattttacactataacatttaaggatcggatcggattaggatcgggctctatttctattcattttttaaCTAATAATTATTTAGGGCGCTGCCAttttgtgaagaaacatttggattacgatccattaccacccctagtcaTGACTGAGGCATTCTTAATTTTATCCGTGTGCATGCTTTGTTCAATCTTTATTTCTTTGTTTTTTGCTCTCCCAGGAGACCCTACGAGTGAAAGATGAGGAATTGCAACATTTGGCTAAGGATATTCGTTCCCGAGATGCTACAATAAAGGAAATAGCGGACAAACTAACAGAAACTGCTGAGGCTGCAGAAGCTGCTGCTTCTGCAGCTCATACAATGGATGAACAGAGGCAGCTTTTGTGTTCGGAGATTGAGCGACTAAAACAAGCCTTGGAAAGACAAATAGAACAATCAGTGGTTAAGGTAAATATTTTTATTTGTTAACCCTCTGAATTCATGATGCTAATATGATCTTGTGGACATTGCAGCTTAGACAATCCGAAGAGAAGGTTATCAGCCTGAGCAAAGAGAAGGAGCAGTTGATGAAGGAAAGAGATGCTGCATTTCAGGAGGCTCATATGTGGCGCATTGAACTAGTAAAAGCCAGGGAGCAAGCAGTGATACAGGAAGCAACTATTGCCCGAGCAGAGGAGAAGGCTAGAGTTTCTGAAGCAGATGCCGCAGCTCGGATCAAGGAAGCTGCTGAAAAGTTGCATACTGTTGAGAAAGAAAAGGAGGAGCTTCTAGCCCTGGTTGGTGTTCTCCAATCACAAGTCCTGAGGTTTCTTCTCAC
It contains:
- the LOC100284752 gene encoding uncharacterized protein LOC100284752 — encoded protein: MATNGSSPRVRDTESSLEKVKRQLSSGSGRYLLQGPLLKRSETLRKWNERWVILDPTSGKMEYKLRRNETAIKGTILFDASSTITLSPVNFQGMPKYNGCCFYIGTPQKKDYFLCAETPGAAKAWVSTLHATQLVLRAHKEAVNSLAGNGSPATLGTVATAVANANATAMEATKEIEAALKVSMRAALGLDTNNSNEGQLDDLTIMKETLRVKDEELQHLAKDIRSRDATIKEIADKLTETAEAAEAAASAAHTMDEQRQLLCSEIERLKQALERQIEQSVVKLRQSEEKVISLSKEKEQLMKERDAAFQEAHMWRIELVKAREQAVIQEATIARAEEKARVSEADAAARIKEAAEKLHTVEKEKEELLALVGVLQSQVLREQSSTKQVCEERSESCSGADNSPLLTKHVDASDDDVDKACVSDSRSVPVSSDSTEVQLAVDGVDIRPVGDAEWSSFQQPEALIADVREVSPEADGGSLDIPVVNPPPVSDHIQGGGGATHP